A genomic stretch from Thermoanaerobaculia bacterium includes:
- a CDS encoding ABC transporter permease subunit, giving the protein MTREIAAAASFSFLRMLVAYGFALVFAVAYGVAAGRSKRAERIMIPLLDVLQSVPVLAFFPAAVYFFIALTRGGRFGVEMAAVFLIFTGQAWNMAFGVYEAVTTLPTDSTEAARAFGLSSWRRFRRLELPAAVPKLVYNSILSWAAGWYFLVACEIISIGKSSYSLPGLGSFIQRSMESADLRGMLAGIGTLVAIVVLLDVLVWRPLTVWAEKYRFEFTAGAAGESRVYDAYRSTGLAHALGAFWDRLWSGADRPIERLERVPRDSARGRLLHAFRILARTLFLLAAAAGALALLLLLAAFLRPPIPAEVAKIPAALFFSFCRLLVAYAISLCWTIPLSLWVGENDRVARIATPIAEVAASIPATAFFPLIVFFVVRALGSVNLAAVLLVLTGMQWYILFNALAGARQVPGEMKEMTRSFGLPFHRRARLAILPAMAPSLVTGSVTGWGGGWNALILSEYVTYGHRVYEAPGIGQLLVRATVSGNTRLLVWSIVSMVLVIGLLNRFVWRRLYAAASVRFRIDA; this is encoded by the coding sequence ATGACCCGCGAGATCGCCGCCGCGGCCTCGTTCTCCTTCCTCCGCATGCTCGTCGCGTACGGGTTCGCGCTCGTGTTCGCGGTCGCGTACGGCGTGGCGGCCGGCCGGTCGAAGCGCGCCGAACGGATCATGATCCCGCTCCTCGACGTGCTGCAGTCGGTTCCGGTGCTCGCATTCTTCCCGGCCGCCGTGTACTTCTTCATCGCCCTGACGCGCGGCGGCCGTTTCGGCGTCGAGATGGCGGCGGTGTTCCTGATCTTCACGGGGCAGGCGTGGAACATGGCCTTCGGCGTCTACGAGGCGGTCACCACGCTCCCGACCGATTCGACCGAGGCGGCGCGCGCGTTCGGCCTCAGCTCGTGGCGCCGGTTCCGCCGGCTCGAGCTTCCCGCGGCGGTGCCCAAGCTCGTCTACAACTCGATCCTCTCCTGGGCCGCAGGGTGGTACTTCCTCGTCGCGTGCGAGATCATCTCCATCGGGAAGAGCTCGTATTCGCTCCCCGGCCTCGGCTCGTTCATTCAGCGCTCGATGGAGTCCGCGGACTTGCGCGGGATGCTCGCCGGGATCGGGACGCTCGTGGCGATCGTCGTCCTCCTCGACGTGCTCGTCTGGCGCCCGCTGACGGTCTGGGCCGAGAAGTACCGCTTCGAATTCACCGCGGGGGCGGCCGGCGAGAGCCGGGTCTACGACGCGTATCGCTCGACCGGTCTGGCCCACGCGCTCGGAGCGTTCTGGGATCGGCTCTGGTCGGGGGCCGACCGGCCGATCGAGCGGCTCGAACGGGTTCCCCGCGACTCCGCGCGCGGCCGCCTGCTGCACGCGTTCCGAATCCTGGCGCGGACCCTCTTCCTCCTCGCCGCCGCGGCCGGCGCCCTCGCGCTGCTGCTCCTGCTCGCGGCGTTCCTGCGGCCGCCGATCCCGGCGGAGGTGGCGAAGATCCCCGCCGCGCTCTTCTTCTCGTTCTGCCGGCTCCTCGTCGCGTACGCGATCTCTCTCTGCTGGACGATCCCGCTGTCGCTCTGGGTCGGCGAGAACGACCGCGTGGCGCGGATCGCGACTCCGATCGCCGAGGTCGCGGCGTCCATCCCGGCGACGGCGTTCTTCCCGCTGATCGTCTTCTTCGTCGTGCGCGCGCTGGGAAGCGTGAATCTGGCGGCGGTGCTCCTCGTGCTCACGGGGATGCAGTGGTACATCCTCTTCAACGCGCTCGCCGGAGCGCGCCAGGTGCCCGGCGAGATGAAGGAGATGACGCGGTCGTTCGGCCTGCCGTTTCACCGCCGGGCTCGACTCGCGATCCTGCCGGCGATGGCGCCGTCGCTCGTGACCGGCAGCGTGACGGGATGGGGCGGCGGCTGGAACGCGCTGATCCTCTCCGAGTACGTCACGTACGGCCACCGCGTCTACGAGGCGCCCGGGATCGGGCAACTCCTCGTTCGCGCCACGGTTTCGGGGAATACGCGTCTCCTCGTGTGGTCGATCGTGTCGATGGTGCTCGTGATCGGGCTCCTCAACCGCTTCGTGTGGAGGAGACTTTACGCGGCCGCTTCCGTAAGATTCCGCATCGATGCTTGA